In Euphorbia lathyris chromosome 2, ddEupLath1.1, whole genome shotgun sequence, the sequence aaaaaaatctctaaatttattCATTATTCAGAAAAATCGAATTCAGTATAAGAGAAATTTACAAGACTAATTTAATCTGGAGGTCTATTTATATTTTAAGACTCATTTAACATATGCTATGGAATTCAACATTTAAAATATCTATTTACTTCGAAACACTCTTAAGATTTGTtgaattacaattttattattGGGTGATGATAATGTCAGAGGTTAAAAGGATAAGGTTAaaaggataaggtgtaaaaatacctctaatattTAGAACCATAAGCTAGTTTACTTCTAAGATCTAAAATTACGTAATTTTATGCATGTTAAGAGCAATTTTTATCCATAACGTTGACAAACtatgtcaatttgagaaataattcatctaaCTATTTTTCCGGTCATGAATTTTATAATCTACACTTTACCTGTGTCTCATTGTATCACTAATTAATAACATATTTTAGAtgtgaaaaaattaaaagaattaaaaaaatactgTATTTTGTGTATGGATTGAAAAAAAGTTTAATACTTTCCTAGTCCCTCCAAATTGTCCAAACACTGCAACTGACTCTCTGAACTTAGACTTGTGACAactaaccccctcaacttgtttaTTTGGAATAAATAATCCTTCAAATTGCTTAATCGGAACAAATAACTTTTCAAGttgtttatttggaacaaataacccctaaatccaaaaaacattcaacattattacatcagaaataaaagatttccTAACTAATCTACTGATAAATTAACTAATAAAGGGCGAAAAAACTCCTGAAATCACAAATATTAACctatttgaggggttatttcttccaaataagcaagttgaggagTTTAGTTGTTATAAGTCTAAAGTATCGAGACAATTTAAGAGGTTGGGAAAgtattaagcaaaaaaaaaaaaatattttacgaatttaaaaaaaaacatatattttttgaaacctaaaaatattaattttccaTTCTAATATTAAATTGTAAAAAGTTAGTAGGTTTTAAAATGCACGGCTTAATAAACATTGAACTTACgtggtgtttgttagaagggatataggaggtgggataaggataaaaaatacgagataagttatcacGTGTTTGTTTAGAAGATAGAAAGGTGAGACAGATGGAGGATaagcttcttatccctcaaattctATAACCAcgagggggtggtataaggaggtggataagctcctgcgattttaataggatggaaaagtccatcttatctctcaaattaatgttatgtagtttaaataaggttaaaatagtaaaatgtattattttatcctatCCGTATtccacgtaccaaacattgaataataattctcgactatcatattttatccttatcccaaccatttattcttatccctatcccaatataATACCAAACATGCAGTTGGTACATTTGGTATTGGTTTAGCCACAGACATGTTCCTTATTTAAGCACTGGACACTATACTATACTCTGAAAGTTAAACTGAAATCTGAATTAGCTTTCAGAAAAATGGGATACATAGTTGGTTTCATAGTAGCTCTTTTTGCTGTTTTGTTTACAAGCATATGGCGACTGTGCAAAATTCTGGTGTGGAGGCCATACGCCGTCGCTAAGTTCTTCGAAAAGCAAGGAATAAAAGGGGTACCATACAGCTTCCTCTACGGTTCCCTCAAACAAATGAAAAAGCTCCAAGCTGAAGCTACTGCTCTGGTTTTAGATACAAACTCTAATGATATCATTCCCACAGTTTTTCCTCATTATCACAAGTGGTCCAAAGATTATGGTCAGTCAGTCACTTCATAATATCTTTTTCTTTGTGTCATATATTTTCACATTTGAGATTAATTAATGAttctaaaattaattatataggaGAGAATATGCTATATTGGAATGGGGTAGACCCGAGAATAACAATTACAGATCCAGAAATGGCGAAAcaaattttatcaaataaattTGGATTCTACAAAAGATCCAGATCTCATCCATCTTCGAAGAAACTAATGGGCGAGAAAGGTGTGATTTTTGTGGAAGGAGAAGAATGGGTTCGCCACAGAAGGATTCTCAATCCTGCCTTTTCACTCGACAAACTCAAGGTATCATATCACCATTATTAATAAACTATGGCTGATATTGACACATTTAACCACTCACTATATGAAAACGACTAGGGCCGTAAACAAGTCAAGCCGAACCGATCTTTGGCCTGTCAAGCTCGGCtcactataaaattaacgagcttgAGTCCGAGCTGAGCTTTGGCTTACACAAACTCGGCTCAGCTCATTAGAAAGTAAACGAGCTCGAGCTAAgtttcgagcttgtttcgaacccaaaatcctctttaAACTTTGTTGATTAAAAAATTATCTAATTCatgtgagtaaattgttaatatttataaagtTTGCTTGCAAATAGCTTTTTAAACAAACTCACAAGCAAAATTcgttaaaaaataaacaagtttgtctattactcatttattatgtttgtgaacgaattcatcaaatagcaaatgaaattatattaacttttacaaaactaaaattttgttcataaatgttctaatcgagctttcgagccgagctttggtctgctcaaGCTCAGCtcatttacgaaccgagccagtaaatcgtgctcATGAACGGTTTGTTTACAAATCAAACCGAGTCGAGTCGAGCTTTTATTGAGCTGACCACcgaaccgctcatgagcggcttggCTCATGTACAGCCCTAAAACATTGGAtggtcaaattagtaaaataaaATGTGAAATATTCACGGTATGATTTATGGGTTCAATTTGAAAGACTGAATTTTAAAGGATTGTATTTTGATCGATGTATAAATGTAAAAAAGTTGTCAtcctaaaattgaaataaaatttggaaataATTGTGATGAATTGCCTGTGGGTTTTCTGGGTGGCAGATGATGAAAACGAAAATTGCAGAATGCACAATAAGTCTGTTGAGAGAGTGGGAAAAACAAGCTTTAAAAGCAGGGAAGGAAAGCATTCAAATAGAAATGAATGGAGAATTTATAAAGCTAACATCAGATGTAATAGCTCATAGTGCCTTTGGAAGTAGCTATGTTGAAGCACAAGAAGCCTTTCAAGCACAAAAAGAGCTTCAAAAATGGATAGTAGCTTCAAGTACAGACATTCTCATCCCTGGCTGGCAGTATGTACCTACCCCTTCAAACATCAGGACTTGGAAGCTAGACAGGAAGCTCAGGAACAAGTTAAGGAGCATTGTGGAAACTAGAATAAGCCAAGTCAGTAAAAGTTGTCATTATGGAGATGATTTGTTAGGCGTAATGATTCAATCTTCTGAAGTTACAGGTCAAGATAAAGTCAGTCCAAAATTCATGATCAATGAAATCATTGAAAACTGCAAAGCTTTCTTTTTTGCTGGACATGAAACCACCGCTAATTTTCTTACCTGGACTTTTTTTATCCTGAGCCTACACCAAGAATGGCAACAAAAACTTAGAGAAGAGGTGCTGAGTGAATGTGGAATGGAGATTCCTGATTCTGACATGTTATCCAAGTTAAAACTGGTAAGTCATCTATACTACAATGTGAGATTATTTTGATTGACAATACAAATGTATTAATTCAAGAACTCTGATGAATTTACAGGTGAATATGGTTCTGCTAGAGGTTTTGAGACTGTATAATCCAGTAATAAGGTTGTTTAGGACACCAATGGAGGATATAAAATTAGGGAAATTGATTATACCAAAAGGAACAAGTTTGGAAATATCCATACATCAAGTTCACAGGAAGAAGGAATACTGGGGAAATGATGCCAACAACTTCAATCCAATGAGATTTGCAAATGGGATATCAAAGGCTGCAAAACACCCAAATGCTTTCATACCCTTCTCAGTTGGTCCTAGAAACTGCATTGGCCAAACTTTTGCTCTGCTCGAAGCTAAAATGGTGGTCTCTTTATTTCTTCAAAGGTTTTCCTTTTCTCTATCCCCTCGTTACAAACATGCCCCTATCAATTATATTACTCTTCACCCTCGCTATGGTATGCCTATTCTTATCAAACCTTTGTCTCATTAAGTGTTTGTTTAGTTTAGCGGTTGATATCTTACCGCTTGTTGTTACTTATAAAAGTTAAATAGTAATCTATATTTGTTTTCAAACACTTATATTCTACTGTTCGAAGTGAAAAACAACactaaaaaaacaaatgtgGCACTTAATGTTTCTCGATCTTGTACCAATTACttgtatttgtttttaatttatgtatatccttttgattttttttaataattaatcgGGTTTATGGTTATCAAATCTTTGTCTACTATATAGGTATGTCCATTTATTTATATTGGCTGAGACTACTTAtattctattattaaaaaatttaagagCTTAATTTAcggggaaaagtataaaaaaaaatatcagtgATTTAACTATTTGCAAATATAGGtttatggtttaaaaatttgcaaataCGGTTAAGTTCTGATCACAatgaataatatttttatttaaacaaAAAATACAATTACATATCGAAAAATACACAATTTCTAAATCAAATTGCAAAggtgtaaaatgaacttaaaacatcaatttactttatatattgtcaaattaaaaaaaagtgaaGTGTCCATCATATAATTTATTGTTTCATATTGAGAGATTGTATTTTGtcgatatataaatataatcttCGAGAATGctaaaattgcttttggttaTCAACTGTAGATATCATTTCAACTTACTattgtaatttaaaatattatattttattaacaAAATATACTACAAACTAGAGGTTTGCTACCTTTTAAACATaaatatatatctttttttaaaataaatatatatttgcaAATAGTACAAATCATATGTATTTTATTTGTAATGTGTccataatttctttattttttaaaaggTCAGagtttcgattttttttctaattagcgtactatttatatataatatatataaatataaaacagtaacaattaaactatataatatgttaattttaattatattactaTATTTATCTAAAACATAATAACGATGTTTTATAGATTAACTTGCATCATATACAAGATGATACTAATTTTATTGTTCTAAGTAACAATTTCTTCCAATAACTATTATTTAATaactaaacaataaataatttcatattcaaatatcaataaactttattaaaaatgaattaagaacAATAATGAACATCTAAAACTAATAGAAATTAGGTCAATGAGGGTTGGTCTGAGTGGTAAGGCGTTGAACATCTGCTTGACaggtttgaggttcgattccCCACTTTGTTAAAATTTAGCCCTTATTGGTAGGTGATCTGATTGTACCTGGCCAACCAAACTAAGTTCTAAACAAGTTTGCTTTTTCATCACATGACCATATATTTCTCACTGACATGAGGTTTCGAACTTTCTCAGTTAGTTCATTCGAGATCCGACCAAACTTTAAAACTCTCAGCCAAGTAAGGGATTCGactaggggtgttcaaaaaccgaactCGACCAAAATAACCGATCGAACCAATGAATTTTGGGTTTTTCGGTTCAGTTATTCGGTCTATTTGGTTCAGTTTCGGTTCTAGTTTATAGAATATATTGGTAATATCGGTTGGTTCGATTTTTATTACAAAATTACCGAATTAACAAAACCAACCGATTAATTAGATTTACTATTTATAAGGTACATTATCAATATGATATAATGTTtacaaatttagatttttcaccttttaattataaatattttattttaatcttATATTCTGTATTTGTCTTTGACCTTTATGAACGAATACATCCATGAGTGTGGCTCtaattgttatatatatatatatatatatatatatattacaacaAATATTTAAGAAGTCTTTACTATTAGTCTTGCTATATTTCACGTTATGCACAATacattataaaatattaatactttattttcaaagaaaattattatataaaatatatcataACTAGAAATAATGAAAATACTTTAATGATTATCTTAATTTACATGTAAAAATCTTAACAAAAACTAATATCAAACAAATATAATTTTGTTGTATTATTCTtcatttaaaaaagaaaaagaacaggGATGTTCAAAAACTGTACCGGACCAAAATAACCAACCCAACCGATGAATTTCGGTTATTCAGTTCGGTTTTTCGGTCTATTAGGTTCGGTTTCAGTCttaaatattgaaatatatCGGTAATATCGGTCGATTtggtttttatgacaaaataaCCGAATTAACTGAACCGATCGAAATAAAGATTAATTGGGTCTATTATAAAGTGATGTTTCAGAGATCATTATAgtccatatcaaatagtcacatttttttgttttaggATAGGATGAAGATTTAATAGACATTTTTGTTTAGTTCAAAGACCTAATTGATGCTTTTAATAGTTTAAAAtcttaattgactttgaaatttTAGTTTGGAGAACCAACACATAGATCATTATAGTCCCtatcaaatagtcacatttTTTGATTTTATGGTAGGATGAAGATTTAATTGacatttttgcttagttcagagacctaattgatgattttaatagtttaaaatCTTAATTATGAAAATCATTAATTAGGTCCGTGAATTAagcaaaaaatcatcaattaaggttttgtcgaaaatcattcggttgaacagtttcagagtCTTTTCGGTAAACCGATTTTGAACCAACAGAGAGATCATTATAgtccatatcaaatagtcacatttTTTTACTTTAGGATAGGATGATgatttaattgatatttttgcttagttcagagacctaattgatgattttattagtttgaagagaaaatgtaaaatattagtATATTTTTAGGATGAATTAGTAATTTGTCCCTATAATGCAAACCACGGGTCAGAACAGAACACACCACGGATAGTCATGCTCTCCCTCTAAAATCCGGTAGATCAAAACCCAAAAGAACCACTAAGCACCATCCATGTTTATTACGCTAATTCTCCTGTCTCAGTCCCTGGAGTTGGTGGAGTGATTTGGCACCATCAATTGATGGATTCAGCTAGCTCGTCGAAGAGGCCTGCCTGAAGAATGGCCTCTCCTTTGTCGAAATGCCTATTCTGCAACTTCAGTAACATCGATGGTTAGCCTCCACTTCTCTTCCATCTCCACACAAATTTATTTATGTGCATCTATGATGTAGTTGGAGTATGAGTCGAAATTGAGGTGTTTGCAATGCTTTTTAATGCAGTCCCTGTACGGACATCGAGTGATAACCCTACAGGATTCATCAGTTCAGGCTAATGTTATTTTGCGAATCAGAAATTCAGCAGCCAAATCTGGAGGTAAATGCATTTTTTTTGCTGTCTTGGAGCATTTAAAAATTGTCAAGGAACTTGAATTTTCAGTTCTTGGTTCAATCATATGTTACTAGGTTAAGTAATCTTATGGTTCTTTTACTTATTTATCATATTGCTATGTTATCTCATATATTTAAAAGAGTTCGGAAATGGACCTTCATGAATGAATCAGCATACATACATGGATAAATGGCCTAAGACCATATAACCTAGGTCCATCCAACTGATGTTCAGTAGCCTAACCCAATCCTTATAACTA encodes:
- the LOC136217235 gene encoding cytochrome P450 709B1-like translates to MGYIVGFIVALFAVLFTSIWRLCKILVWRPYAVAKFFEKQGIKGVPYSFLYGSLKQMKKLQAEATALVLDTNSNDIIPTVFPHYHKWSKDYGENMLYWNGVDPRITITDPEMAKQILSNKFGFYKRSRSHPSSKKLMGEKGVIFVEGEEWVRHRRILNPAFSLDKLKMMKTKIAECTISLLREWEKQALKAGKESIQIEMNGEFIKLTSDVIAHSAFGSSYVEAQEAFQAQKELQKWIVASSTDILIPGWQYVPTPSNIRTWKLDRKLRNKLRSIVETRISQVSKSCHYGDDLLGVMIQSSEVTGQDKVSPKFMINEIIENCKAFFFAGHETTANFLTWTFFILSLHQEWQQKLREEVLSECGMEIPDSDMLSKLKLVNMVLLEVLRLYNPVIRLFRTPMEDIKLGKLIIPKGTSLEISIHQVHRKKEYWGNDANNFNPMRFANGISKAAKHPNAFIPFSVGPRNCIGQTFALLEAKMVVSLFLQRFSFSLSPRYKHAPINYITLHPRYGMPILIKPLSH